One Roseimaritima multifibrata DNA window includes the following coding sequences:
- a CDS encoding AAA family ATPase, whose protein sequence is MKIRDIQIDGFGVWTGLSVDSLSENMTLFYGPNEAGKTTLMQFVRAMLYGFTPERRGRYLPPIHGGTPGGAIRVTGPGGGYEIRRRAQLTDTDSMGQLTVTGADGLSQGQHRLASLLGQIDESIFKNVFAIGLRELQELSTLDDTSAADELYKLSSGLDRVSLVDCMRSLRNGRKKLIGATVAEEEELGRLVGWQRRREKLRDEIEDLTRSGRRWTELAALKRTQQQEITQLTERVSRWEHDGKTVEVAISVYDIWTQQAALREEIEGFQGDADLAEDAPAQLEQLNGQLEERKQKLEDLKQKRRELREKAENLPLSRRLTDMQGRIDAASQQGTWIEALQEQIDSLDGQIAKAEQQLEADAEKLGLDEEDRLALLDGKQSAVPDLSRATLSALSEPAKNVKDHTFRLRQSREEGLRDKKEVERLEIKLGETLEHAHATDLQLALKRQGEAIASIRQCIQTEEHLEKLKRHYRELEKESLDLATDQALPIERTILLFLPFVLGGMSFLYGLFHLFGWTAMVESPSNNTGMLCIMFGILALGWYYFIRERGDRGTSLDLEDCERQIDTLRHQVREVEIERDELQRLLPPGNGSLETRLREAEELLAELENALPHYHSHLAATQRLATSRKRAEAASNGLKDARLQWQKTLEQLGLSESLSPSSIRKLSEGYETLMASRRRVQELENERSQRRRELQALAKRIEGLYLEAVGPEADAGVATKPAREWEDEVDSDRNPHESKLNSKSKQPPKPETTAGPPLRKDPLGQLNHLNEELSRQQHWIKRRRELIEQDHQYKKQQAALVRAIERSEQNRRSLWAKCGVATSDQFYALVDRKNKVNQTTEKADKLQEQFRKMIGNQVDYDEVVEQLQDAKQTDLESRWERISQQITQSQQRIDALRTKQGELSQEMKQLCESTRLASAQLELGCVERQIEGLARRWQTLAMTSCLLEDVCKTVENERQPETLREASGFLAQLTDGKYTRIWTPLGTNCLNIDASEGGSLRLEVLSRGTREAVFIALRLSLAAAYSRRGVMLPLVLDDVLVNFDRTRALHAARTLQTFAELGHQVMMFTCHEHIADIFHEIGSEVRLLPEQGAPGAATIMEPPEYEEDEEEYAEYIEEESEPEPEPAPEPEPVAEIEPEPEPEPEPAPQPPPAPVVIIQPPAPKPVPPRQPVAPPPPPPRPEPVVRKPEPRPEPVRPAPRPEPVRPEPPVAPEPVYKAPEPEPVYEQESAIDWMWYEREEADLPAPETFQRREEEIQEDRPRDESETEAMRRALAQVEAAGANHHWAPEGESQNPESPSNNMEPQDEAWWDKQRSLNGKAPK, encoded by the coding sequence GTGAAAATCCGAGACATTCAAATAGACGGCTTTGGCGTTTGGACCGGTTTATCGGTCGATTCACTATCCGAAAACATGACGTTGTTTTACGGCCCCAATGAAGCGGGCAAAACAACGTTAATGCAGTTTGTCCGCGCGATGCTGTACGGATTCACTCCGGAACGTCGTGGGCGGTACCTCCCGCCCATTCATGGCGGGACACCCGGTGGAGCGATTCGCGTTACCGGTCCCGGTGGCGGCTACGAAATCCGCCGTCGCGCCCAATTGACCGATACCGATAGCATGGGGCAGCTAACGGTCACCGGCGCCGATGGACTAAGCCAAGGGCAGCACCGCCTGGCAAGTCTGCTGGGGCAGATCGATGAATCGATCTTCAAAAACGTATTCGCAATCGGGCTACGCGAACTGCAGGAACTAAGCACGCTTGACGACACGTCGGCCGCCGACGAACTGTACAAGCTTTCGTCGGGCCTGGACCGTGTGTCGTTGGTCGACTGCATGCGTTCGCTCCGTAACGGACGAAAAAAACTGATCGGCGCCACCGTCGCCGAAGAAGAGGAACTAGGCCGTTTGGTCGGTTGGCAACGCCGCCGCGAAAAACTCCGCGACGAGATCGAAGACCTTACCCGCAGCGGTCGCCGCTGGACCGAACTGGCTGCACTAAAACGAACACAACAACAAGAAATCACCCAGCTAACCGAACGAGTCTCTCGCTGGGAACATGATGGCAAAACGGTCGAAGTCGCGATTTCGGTTTACGACATCTGGACACAGCAAGCGGCACTTCGAGAGGAAATCGAAGGATTCCAAGGGGACGCCGACCTGGCCGAGGATGCCCCTGCGCAGTTAGAGCAACTAAACGGTCAACTGGAAGAACGCAAACAGAAGCTTGAAGACCTCAAGCAAAAACGCCGTGAACTGCGTGAAAAAGCAGAGAACCTGCCACTCAGCCGCCGCCTGACCGACATGCAGGGCCGGATCGATGCGGCCAGCCAACAAGGTACCTGGATCGAAGCCCTTCAAGAACAAATCGATTCGCTTGACGGTCAAATCGCCAAAGCCGAACAGCAATTGGAAGCGGATGCCGAGAAACTAGGCCTGGACGAAGAAGATCGCTTGGCGTTGCTGGACGGCAAACAATCGGCCGTCCCCGATCTCTCGCGTGCGACTTTATCCGCCCTCTCTGAACCTGCCAAGAATGTCAAAGACCATACGTTCCGGCTGCGGCAGTCGCGTGAAGAAGGCTTGCGAGACAAAAAGGAAGTTGAGCGTTTAGAGATCAAACTTGGCGAAACCCTGGAACACGCTCACGCCACCGATCTGCAACTTGCCTTGAAACGACAGGGCGAAGCGATCGCCTCCATTCGGCAGTGCATCCAGACCGAAGAACACCTGGAAAAACTGAAACGCCACTACCGCGAACTGGAAAAAGAGTCGCTTGATCTGGCGACCGACCAAGCACTCCCCATCGAACGAACCATCCTGCTGTTCCTTCCCTTTGTGCTGGGAGGAATGAGCTTCCTTTATGGGCTGTTCCATCTGTTTGGATGGACTGCCATGGTGGAATCGCCGTCCAACAATACGGGCATGTTATGCATCATGTTCGGGATCCTCGCGCTCGGTTGGTATTACTTTATCCGCGAACGGGGCGACCGTGGCACGTCGCTCGACCTGGAAGACTGCGAACGTCAAATCGATACGCTGCGTCACCAGGTTCGCGAAGTCGAAATCGAACGGGATGAACTGCAGCGATTGCTCCCCCCGGGAAACGGTTCCTTGGAAACGCGACTGCGTGAAGCCGAAGAACTTCTTGCCGAACTAGAAAACGCCCTGCCGCACTACCACAGCCACTTGGCCGCGACCCAGCGTCTAGCGACCAGTCGCAAACGGGCCGAAGCCGCTTCCAATGGTCTGAAGGATGCTCGCCTGCAGTGGCAAAAAACGCTTGAGCAGCTTGGTTTAAGCGAATCGCTCTCGCCCAGCAGCATTCGCAAACTGAGCGAAGGTTACGAAACCTTGATGGCCAGTCGCCGCCGGGTCCAAGAACTGGAAAACGAACGATCGCAACGACGGCGTGAACTCCAGGCCCTAGCTAAGCGGATCGAAGGGTTATACCTCGAAGCCGTCGGTCCAGAAGCCGACGCTGGTGTCGCGACGAAACCGGCCCGCGAATGGGAGGACGAAGTCGATTCGGATCGAAATCCGCACGAATCGAAATTGAATTCGAAATCCAAGCAGCCTCCGAAACCGGAAACCACCGCAGGCCCGCCACTCCGCAAAGATCCGCTCGGCCAGCTCAATCACTTGAACGAAGAACTCTCGCGACAACAGCACTGGATCAAACGTCGCCGAGAATTGATCGAACAGGACCATCAGTACAAGAAACAGCAAGCCGCTTTGGTCCGCGCCATCGAACGCTCGGAACAAAACAGGCGATCGCTATGGGCGAAATGTGGGGTTGCCACGTCCGACCAATTCTATGCCTTGGTCGATCGCAAAAACAAGGTAAACCAAACGACCGAGAAAGCAGACAAACTGCAAGAACAGTTCCGCAAAATGATCGGCAACCAAGTCGATTACGACGAAGTCGTCGAACAGTTGCAGGATGCGAAGCAAACCGATTTGGAATCGCGTTGGGAACGGATCTCACAGCAGATCACCCAGTCGCAACAACGAATCGACGCGCTCCGCACCAAGCAGGGCGAACTATCGCAGGAAATGAAACAGCTGTGCGAAAGCACCCGTCTTGCCTCTGCTCAATTGGAACTGGGCTGTGTCGAACGGCAAATTGAAGGCTTGGCGCGACGCTGGCAAACGCTGGCCATGACCAGCTGCCTGTTGGAAGACGTCTGCAAAACGGTTGAAAATGAGCGTCAACCCGAAACGCTACGTGAAGCGTCCGGCTTCTTAGCGCAATTGACCGACGGCAAATACACTCGCATCTGGACTCCTCTGGGAACCAACTGCCTGAACATCGATGCCAGCGAAGGTGGATCGCTTCGACTGGAAGTCCTCAGCCGCGGCACACGTGAAGCGGTCTTTATTGCCCTGCGTCTTTCGCTTGCCGCTGCCTATTCACGTCGTGGTGTCATGCTGCCGCTTGTCCTGGACGATGTTTTGGTCAACTTTGACCGAACTCGAGCCCTGCATGCTGCACGCACGTTGCAAACGTTTGCGGAACTGGGGCACCAGGTGATGATGTTCACCTGCCATGAACACATTGCCGACATCTTCCATGAAATCGGCTCGGAAGTGCGTCTGCTTCCCGAACAGGGAGCCCCTGGTGCGGCAACCATCATGGAACCGCCCGAATACGAAGAAGACGAAGAGGAGTACGCCGAGTACATCGAAGAGGAGTCGGAGCCCGAACCCGAGCCGGCACCTGAACCAGAACCGGTTGCTGAAATCGAACCAGAGCCGGAACCCGAACCGGAACCTGCTCCACAACCACCACCGGCTCCGGTCGTAATCATTCAGCCGCCCGCCCCCAAGCCAGTGCCACCACGGCAGCCGGTTGCGCCACCTCCTCCACCACCACGCCCTGAACCGGTTGTCCGCAAACCGGAACCTCGCCCAGAACCGGTCCGACCAGCGCCCCGCCCGGAACCGGTTCGTCCCGAACCACCCGTAGCGCCCGAACCGGTCTACAAGGCTCCAGAGCCCGAACCGGTCTATGAACAAGAATCGGCTATCGACTGGATGTGGTACGAACGTGAAGAAGCAGACCTACCAGCTCCGGAAACGTTCCAACGGCGTGAAGAAGAGATCCAGGAAGACCGCCCTAGGGATGAATCGGAAACCGAAGCGATGCGAAGAGCCTTAGCACAAGTCGAAGCGGCTGGTGCAAACCACCACTGGGCCCCCGAAGGGGAGTCGCAGAATCCTGAATCACCTTCCAATAACATGGAACCGCAGGATGAAGCATGGTGGGACAAACAAAGGTCACTGAACGGCAAAGCCCCGAAATAG
- a CDS encoding SGNH/GDSL hydrolase family protein: MNLSLIARRTLLVVVALCLPGLVSTAWAEHDGKVQILLLGDSTTEGSIPRILRPDGPHLEKVLEQLLAANEETPPCHAINSGVSGEYIRRLIDGGRYKRDVEKLPGLDWIFVRYGLNDRARLDNFNEQFPADFHELIGLLQKDHPSAQIVLMTVIPFSGEEASAEINAHVRAVAEQADLPLFDIYPRYAAELERGYNMLNYRRYSLAKVPANYHTLVEPFVHRDQVMVMGNELDAILGQLPGWYSDRHPNLAGYNVIADETAKWLVPRL, translated from the coding sequence ATGAATCTTTCGTTGATTGCTCGTCGAACGCTGTTGGTCGTTGTGGCTCTCTGCTTGCCTGGTTTGGTTTCAACGGCTTGGGCGGAGCATGATGGAAAGGTGCAGATATTGCTGTTGGGCGATAGCACTACCGAAGGGAGCATTCCACGGATTCTGCGTCCCGATGGTCCCCATCTAGAAAAGGTTTTGGAACAGTTGTTGGCGGCGAATGAAGAAACACCTCCGTGCCACGCCATCAATTCAGGCGTGAGCGGAGAATACATCCGCCGCCTGATCGACGGTGGACGGTACAAACGAGACGTCGAAAAACTCCCAGGTCTGGACTGGATCTTCGTTCGCTATGGTCTGAATGATCGAGCTCGACTGGATAACTTCAATGAACAATTTCCCGCCGACTTTCACGAGCTGATCGGTCTCCTGCAGAAGGACCACCCCTCGGCTCAGATTGTGCTGATGACTGTCATTCCATTTTCCGGCGAGGAGGCGAGTGCGGAGATAAACGCTCATGTGCGAGCGGTCGCCGAACAGGCCGATCTGCCTCTGTTTGACATCTACCCACGCTACGCTGCGGAACTTGAACGAGGGTACAATATGCTGAATTACCGCCGTTACTCGCTCGCCAAAGTTCCCGCGAACTATCACACCCTGGTGGAACCTTTTGTGCATCGCGATCAAGTGATGGTGATGGGCAACGAACTGGATGCCATTCTTGGGCAGTTGCCAGGCTGGTACAGCGATCGCCACCCGAACCTCGCGGGCTATAACGTGATCGCTGACGAAACCGCCAAGTGGTTGGTTCCCCGGCTGTAA
- the uvrA gene encoding excinuclease ABC subunit UvrA, whose translation MIRSFRRNLIALSKTKTPIRKDVDNAPAHSIQVRGARVHNLKNVDVDLPRNAIVVFTGISGSGKSSLAFGTLFAESQRRYLDSVSPYARRLIDQVGEPDVDSIDGLPPAVALQQQRGTPSARSSVGSVTTISNGLRMLYSRAGTYPRGQSILYADAFSPNTPEGACPRCHGIGRVFDVTEPMLVPDDSLSIRDGAIAAWPPAWQGKNLRGILVTLGYDIDKPWKKLSRKARDWILYTDETPEVPVYPDRDCEQVREAIKRGDSPSYMGTYSSARRYVLQSFATTQSQRTKQRVSRYMQISQCPDCHGKMLKRESLSVKFAGLDIGELSQLTLTDMAAKLRGAIADPPCAEDKNPEKTIVATRITTDILARVESLTTLGLGYLSLHRSTPTLSPGELQRLRLATQLRSQLFGVVYVLDEPSAGLHPADTQALIAALDELKQAGNSIFVVEHDTRVIQHADWIVDIGPDAGQHGGEVIYSGPIEGLRKAKQSHTAKYLFNHKATASSAAESSVREPAGWLNLEGLERNNLHGLNVDFPLGVLTTVTGVSGSGKSSLVSQALVELVRQSLGQKLEVEVPSTETDLLEQSEEVSTGGQIAGGMDHVRRLVTVDQKPIGRTPRSNLATYTGLFDHVRKLFAATSKAKSRRYDAGRFSFNVAKGRCSNCEGAGFVSVELLFLPSVYAPCPACHGQRYNHKTLEITYRDKNIAEVLDLTVETAHDFFAEVAPVQRALEALLQVGLGYLRLGQPATELSGGEAQRIKLATELQRNQRGDTLYILDEPTTGLHPLDVSMLMAQLNGLVDAGNTVILVEHDMQVASHSDWMIDVGPGAGDKGGRIVAQGPPKKVARSKKSRTAPFLRELDP comes from the coding sequence TTGATTCGATCTTTCCGGAGGAACCTCATCGCTTTATCTAAAACCAAGACGCCGATCCGTAAAGACGTCGACAATGCTCCCGCCCATAGCATTCAGGTGCGTGGTGCGCGGGTTCACAATCTTAAAAACGTCGATGTCGATTTGCCTCGAAACGCGATCGTAGTCTTCACGGGGATTTCGGGTTCGGGGAAGTCCTCGTTAGCTTTTGGAACTTTGTTTGCGGAATCACAGCGTCGGTATCTTGATTCGGTCTCACCCTACGCGCGGCGATTGATTGACCAAGTCGGCGAACCGGACGTCGATTCGATTGATGGGTTGCCTCCGGCGGTAGCCCTGCAACAACAACGTGGGACTCCCTCTGCGCGGTCTTCCGTGGGAAGCGTGACAACGATCTCCAATGGCCTCCGGATGCTCTATTCGCGTGCGGGGACGTACCCTCGTGGTCAATCGATTCTGTACGCGGACGCGTTCTCGCCGAACACTCCCGAGGGAGCCTGTCCCCGATGCCATGGGATCGGCCGCGTGTTTGACGTCACGGAGCCGATGTTGGTGCCCGACGATTCGCTCTCGATCCGCGACGGAGCGATCGCTGCTTGGCCGCCTGCGTGGCAGGGAAAAAACCTGCGTGGCATCTTGGTCACGCTTGGCTACGACATCGACAAACCGTGGAAGAAATTGTCCCGCAAGGCCCGCGACTGGATTCTGTATACGGATGAAACACCCGAGGTGCCTGTTTATCCGGACCGGGATTGCGAACAAGTGCGTGAGGCGATCAAGCGGGGCGATTCCCCCAGCTACATGGGCACGTATTCAAGTGCCAGAAGGTACGTGCTGCAATCGTTTGCGACGACTCAAAGCCAACGGACCAAGCAACGAGTATCGCGGTACATGCAGATTTCGCAGTGCCCTGACTGTCACGGCAAAATGCTGAAACGAGAATCGCTGTCGGTGAAATTTGCCGGGCTGGATATTGGTGAACTATCGCAGTTGACTCTGACCGACATGGCGGCAAAACTTCGCGGAGCCATTGCGGACCCGCCGTGTGCAGAGGACAAAAATCCTGAAAAGACAATCGTGGCAACGCGAATCACCACAGATATCCTGGCGCGAGTGGAATCGCTAACAACGCTTGGATTGGGATACCTGTCGCTACACCGCAGCACCCCCACCTTGTCACCGGGAGAACTGCAACGGTTGCGGTTAGCGACGCAGCTTCGTTCCCAACTGTTTGGTGTCGTCTATGTCCTGGATGAACCCTCCGCAGGTTTACACCCGGCCGACACCCAAGCCCTGATCGCGGCCCTTGATGAACTGAAGCAAGCGGGCAATTCCATCTTTGTCGTCGAACATGACACCCGGGTCATTCAGCACGCCGACTGGATTGTCGACATTGGTCCGGATGCCGGGCAACATGGTGGCGAGGTGATTTACAGTGGACCGATCGAGGGACTGCGTAAGGCTAAGCAGTCACATACCGCGAAATACCTGTTCAACCATAAAGCGACAGCAAGTTCGGCAGCGGAATCGAGCGTTCGCGAACCTGCAGGCTGGCTGAACCTGGAGGGATTAGAACGAAACAATTTGCACGGGCTGAATGTTGATTTCCCCCTCGGCGTCCTAACGACCGTGACCGGAGTATCGGGGTCGGGCAAATCCAGTTTAGTCAGCCAAGCACTTGTCGAACTGGTGCGACAGTCGCTGGGACAAAAACTGGAAGTGGAAGTTCCCAGCACCGAAACCGATTTACTGGAACAGAGCGAGGAGGTTTCGACCGGTGGGCAGATCGCAGGCGGGATGGATCACGTCCGGCGTTTGGTCACCGTTGATCAGAAACCGATTGGTCGGACGCCGAGATCAAACCTGGCGACCTACACAGGACTGTTTGATCATGTTCGCAAACTGTTTGCGGCGACAAGCAAAGCGAAATCGCGTCGATACGATGCCGGACGATTTTCGTTTAATGTGGCGAAAGGCCGATGCTCTAACTGCGAGGGGGCCGGATTTGTCAGCGTCGAATTATTGTTCTTGCCCAGCGTCTACGCACCTTGCCCCGCCTGTCACGGGCAACGTTACAACCACAAGACTTTAGAAATTACCTACCGCGATAAAAACATTGCAGAAGTACTCGATTTGACGGTCGAAACAGCTCATGATTTTTTTGCCGAGGTAGCGCCCGTGCAGCGAGCTCTCGAGGCGTTGTTGCAGGTAGGACTTGGCTATCTACGGTTGGGGCAACCCGCCACCGAGCTTTCCGGCGGCGAAGCCCAACGCATCAAACTTGCCACCGAATTGCAGCGGAATCAGCGAGGCGACACCCTGTACATTTTGGATGAACCGACCACCGGTCTGCATCCGCTAGACGTGTCCATGCTGATGGCACAATTGAACGGGTTGGTGGATGCCGGCAACACCGTGATTCTGGTGGAGCATGACATGCAGGTAGCCAGCCATAGCGACTGGATGATCGACGTCGGTCCGGGAGCCGGAGACAAAGGGGGCCGCATCGTCGCCCAAGGCCCGCCGAAAAAAGTAGCCCGTTCCAAGAAAAGCCGCACCGCCCCCTTTCTGCGCGAACTGGATCCGTAG
- a CDS encoding pectate lyase — protein sequence MRSCPFIFVCLVVSVLSITGSFVEDCQAKAPTEKEATDAMLKAVAFFRENASAGGGYVFQITSDLKRREGEGIVGTTTAWMEPPATPSVGSAYLEAYQLTGEPVLLEAAKETANALIRGQLESGGWDTKIEYAPEDRKRYAYRVDGTHAKNANNRTTFDDDKTQSAIRFMMQLDKELQFKDAAVHKCAMTSLDAVLQSQYPCGAWPQSYQGQLAATPDKPIKASFPETWSRTYTKTSYGVFYTLNDNTISDLIETLLDAWEVYGDKAYLQGAVRGGDFLRWAQLPQPQPGWAQQYDADMHPVWARKFEPPAVSGGESQGVLRILLDLYQRTAADEKDAKRFLEPVPDALAYFKKSLRSDGKLARFYELKTNRPLYFTLDYQLTYEDTNMPTHYGFIVTSGLNSIERRYQKLLETPVEKLNVRKPRAVAKRSPKFDSQVQKIIAQQDARGAWVEPGRLAYHKEDQEADMIRSVTFRKNLLTLAQWISANR from the coding sequence ATGCGTTCTTGCCCTTTCATTTTTGTATGCCTAGTGGTATCGGTTCTGTCCATCACAGGGTCGTTTGTGGAGGACTGCCAAGCTAAGGCACCGACGGAAAAGGAAGCGACCGACGCGATGCTAAAAGCCGTTGCTTTCTTTCGTGAAAACGCGTCCGCGGGAGGTGGCTATGTTTTTCAGATCACTTCCGACCTGAAACGACGCGAAGGCGAAGGGATTGTCGGTACGACTACGGCTTGGATGGAACCGCCAGCGACTCCTTCGGTTGGCAGCGCCTATTTAGAAGCGTATCAATTGACGGGCGAACCCGTTCTATTGGAAGCGGCCAAGGAAACCGCAAATGCCCTGATCCGTGGACAGCTGGAATCGGGAGGCTGGGATACCAAGATCGAATATGCCCCCGAGGATCGAAAACGCTACGCATATCGAGTCGATGGCACGCATGCGAAAAACGCGAATAATCGCACCACGTTCGACGATGACAAAACACAATCGGCGATTCGGTTCATGATGCAGTTGGACAAAGAACTGCAGTTCAAGGATGCCGCGGTTCACAAATGTGCGATGACCTCGCTTGATGCCGTGTTGCAATCCCAGTACCCCTGCGGCGCATGGCCGCAAAGTTACCAAGGGCAATTGGCCGCGACGCCCGACAAACCGATCAAAGCTTCGTTTCCGGAGACTTGGTCACGCACCTACACCAAAACCAGTTACGGCGTTTTCTATACGCTGAATGACAATACGATCAGTGATCTGATCGAAACGCTGCTGGATGCGTGGGAGGTCTATGGAGACAAAGCCTATTTGCAAGGAGCGGTCCGAGGCGGAGATTTCTTGCGTTGGGCTCAGCTGCCGCAGCCACAACCTGGCTGGGCACAGCAGTACGATGCGGACATGCACCCGGTATGGGCACGCAAGTTCGAACCGCCCGCCGTTTCGGGTGGTGAGAGCCAGGGAGTGCTTCGGATTCTGTTGGATCTGTACCAACGAACGGCCGCCGATGAAAAGGATGCGAAACGATTTCTCGAACCGGTCCCCGATGCGTTGGCCTATTTCAAAAAGTCGCTTCGGTCCGATGGGAAATTGGCTCGGTTCTATGAATTAAAGACGAATCGGCCATTGTACTTTACGCTTGATTATCAGCTGACGTACGAAGATACGAACATGCCCACCCACTACGGTTTTATCGTTACGTCTGGTCTGAATAGTATTGAACGGAGGTATCAAAAACTGCTCGAAACCCCCGTGGAGAAGCTCAACGTTCGAAAGCCGCGGGCAGTTGCCAAGCGGTCGCCGAAATTCGATAGTCAGGTGCAAAAGATAATCGCGCAGCAGGATGCTCGTGGAGCTTGGGTGGAACCGGGACGACTGGCGTACCACAAGGAGGACCAGGAAGCCGATATGATTCGCAGCGTCACGTTCCGGAAAAATCTGTTAACGCTAGCCCAGTGGATATCAGCGAATCGTTAA
- a CDS encoding tributyrin esterase — protein MAKKTSKASPDLVLQASQLSGRALQLALQSLLTNVKADEGAMLVVHALDTAGQHSALMGLSQSIRVNVGGDLGDFACAYNQAAKVMIRGNVGNGVGDGMTGGAVRVYGRAGDGVGVAMSGGTLAVYGHAGNSCGAAMCGGEIFVRGDVGSQLGVGARRGTIVVGGNAGNRVGEAIGQATIYIRGEAESLAPGVVETGLRERERLRLGLLLINAAIKGDANEFRRIVPKAIYEEEKNRPRGEIDPSWR, from the coding sequence ATGGCTAAAAAGACCTCAAAAGCTTCTCCCGATTTGGTGCTCCAGGCGTCCCAGTTATCGGGACGAGCCTTGCAGTTGGCCTTGCAATCTTTGTTGACCAACGTCAAAGCCGACGAGGGGGCGATGCTGGTCGTTCATGCCCTCGACACGGCCGGGCAGCACTCCGCTTTAATGGGGCTGAGCCAATCCATTCGCGTTAACGTCGGTGGAGATCTTGGCGATTTCGCTTGTGCCTATAACCAAGCGGCAAAGGTGATGATTCGCGGGAATGTCGGAAACGGCGTCGGCGATGGGATGACCGGTGGCGCCGTTCGCGTTTACGGTCGTGCCGGCGATGGTGTCGGAGTCGCGATGAGTGGCGGAACGCTGGCCGTTTATGGACACGCTGGTAACAGTTGCGGTGCCGCGATGTGTGGCGGCGAGATCTTTGTGCGTGGTGACGTCGGCAGCCAACTAGGCGTAGGAGCTCGACGCGGGACAATCGTCGTCGGTGGTAACGCGGGGAATCGCGTTGGCGAAGCGATCGGTCAGGCGACGATCTATATCCGCGGTGAAGCCGAATCGCTGGCGCCCGGAGTCGTCGAAACCGGACTGCGGGAACGCGAACGGTTGCGGTTGGGACTGCTGCTGATCAATGCGGCGATCAAAGGGGACGCCAACGAATTCCGACGGATCGTTCCCAAAGCGATTTACGAAGAAGAGAAAAATCGCCCGCGGGGCGAAATCGATCCAAGCTGGCGGTAG
- a CDS encoding cytochrome c family protein, producing MKSFPLINPIAALGFFLVSLLGTALPCLAADPSGMAAPSDSAVAADPHSVLGVQTCVKCHASEVEVWKKTPHSQTFEQLHRRPEAREIAAKLNVSSIKYDGRCVACHYTQQADPAAGNQVSAISGVSCESCHGAAKDWLDIHHDYGGSQATRESESPAHRQQRLENSIANGMRNPHNLYRMAQSCYRCHTVGDEELVNVGGHTAGSLDFEMVTWSQGLVRHNFVRSNGKSNEASTKQRLRVMFVAGLIADLESSLRAVASATVKDTFGVTVAKRADRAAKRLKSAQGKLNNRRLAEVLAVYGSIKLKLGNAGPLSAAADEIAQIGVQFASESDGSDLEAIDRYVPAPSKWK from the coding sequence ATGAAATCTTTTCCATTGATCAATCCAATCGCTGCGTTAGGTTTTTTCCTGGTTTCGCTGCTGGGAACCGCCCTTCCCTGCCTGGCTGCTGACCCGTCGGGAATGGCCGCTCCTAGCGATTCGGCCGTGGCTGCCGACCCACATTCGGTGCTGGGCGTGCAGACTTGTGTCAAATGCCATGCTTCCGAGGTCGAAGTCTGGAAGAAAACGCCCCATTCCCAGACCTTCGAACAGCTCCATCGCCGGCCAGAAGCCCGTGAAATTGCTGCCAAATTGAATGTCTCGTCGATCAAATACGATGGCCGCTGCGTCGCTTGTCACTATACCCAACAAGCCGATCCCGCCGCCGGTAACCAGGTTTCCGCGATTTCCGGTGTCTCCTGCGAATCATGCCATGGAGCGGCCAAGGACTGGCTGGATATCCACCACGATTACGGTGGCAGCCAAGCGACACGTGAGAGCGAATCGCCCGCTCATCGCCAACAACGTCTAGAAAATAGCATCGCCAACGGGATGCGAAATCCACATAACCTCTACCGGATGGCACAAAGCTGTTATCGCTGTCATACCGTTGGGGATGAAGAACTGGTCAACGTCGGAGGCCATACCGCAGGCAGTCTTGATTTTGAAATGGTGACTTGGTCTCAGGGACTGGTCCGCCATAACTTTGTTCGCAGCAATGGCAAATCCAATGAAGCGAGCACCAAACAACGCTTGCGAGTGATGTTTGTCGCGGGCTTGATCGCCGACTTGGAAAGTAGCCTGCGAGCCGTCGCGTCGGCAACGGTGAAGGATACTTTTGGAGTCACCGTAGCGAAACGGGCCGACCGAGCCGCAAAACGTTTGAAGAGTGCTCAAGGAAAACTGAATAACCGCCGTTTGGCTGAAGTCTTGGCCGTCTACGGTTCGATCAAACTAAAACTAGGCAACGCCGGCCCTCTTTCTGCCGCTGCCGACGAAATCGCTCAGATCGGTGTTCAGTTCGCTAGCGAATCAGACGGTTCTGATTTAGAGGCCATCGACCGCTACGTTCCCGCTCCATCGAAGTGGAAGTAA